One Micromonospora eburnea genomic region harbors:
- a CDS encoding acyl-CoA mutase large subunit family protein: MDADEIAAGRARWQARYDAARKRDADFTTLSGMAVDPVYGPPEGVPYPGFERIGWPGEFPYTRGLHPTGYRGRTWTIRQFAGFGNAQQTNERYKMILGAGGGGLSVAFDMPTLMGRDSDDPQSLGEVGHCGVAIDSAADMEVLFDGIDLAGVTTSMTISGPAVPVFCMYLVAAERQGADLSTLDGTLQTDIFKEYIAQKEWLFDPEPHLRLIGDLMEYCAREIPRYKPLSVSGYHIREAGATAAQELAYTLADGFGYVELGLSRGLDVNVFAPGLSFFFDSHVDFFEEIAKFRAARRIWARWLRDVYGATSEKALWLRFHTQTAGVSLTAQQPVNNVVRTAVEALAAVLGGTNSLHTNALDETLALPTDESAEIALRTQQVLMEETGVTNVADPLGGSWYVEALTDRIEAEAEKIFARIKQLGGDGPHKIGPMTSGILRGIEDGWFTGHIAESAFVYQQALEKGDKRIVGVNCHTGTVAKDLEILRISHEVELEQRRVLAERKAGRDDAAVRAAVQRMVEVGRTGENMIPAMLDAVRAEATLGEICDALRAEWGVYREPARF; the protein is encoded by the coding sequence ATGGACGCCGACGAGATCGCCGCCGGTCGGGCCCGCTGGCAGGCCCGTTACGACGCGGCCCGCAAGCGGGACGCGGACTTCACCACGCTCTCCGGCATGGCCGTGGACCCGGTGTACGGCCCACCGGAGGGCGTGCCCTACCCCGGGTTCGAGCGGATCGGCTGGCCGGGCGAGTTCCCGTACACCCGGGGCCTCCACCCGACCGGCTACCGCGGGCGGACCTGGACCATCCGGCAGTTCGCCGGCTTCGGCAACGCCCAGCAGACCAACGAGCGCTACAAGATGATCCTCGGCGCCGGTGGCGGCGGCCTCTCCGTCGCCTTCGACATGCCGACCCTGATGGGGCGCGACTCCGACGACCCGCAGTCGCTCGGCGAGGTCGGGCACTGCGGCGTGGCCATCGACTCGGCCGCCGACATGGAGGTGCTCTTCGACGGCATCGACCTGGCCGGCGTGACCACCTCGATGACCATCTCCGGCCCGGCCGTGCCGGTCTTCTGCATGTACCTGGTCGCCGCCGAGCGGCAGGGCGCCGACCTGTCCACCCTGGACGGCACGCTCCAGACGGACATCTTCAAGGAGTACATCGCGCAGAAGGAGTGGCTGTTCGACCCCGAGCCGCACCTGCGCCTGATCGGCGACCTGATGGAGTACTGCGCCCGGGAGATCCCGAGGTACAAGCCGCTGTCGGTCTCCGGCTACCACATCCGCGAGGCCGGCGCGACCGCCGCGCAGGAGTTGGCGTACACCCTGGCCGACGGGTTCGGCTACGTGGAGCTGGGCCTCTCCCGCGGGCTGGACGTCAACGTCTTCGCGCCGGGGCTGAGCTTCTTCTTCGACTCCCACGTGGACTTCTTCGAGGAGATCGCCAAGTTCCGGGCCGCTCGCCGGATCTGGGCCCGCTGGCTGCGTGACGTCTACGGCGCCACCAGCGAGAAGGCGCTCTGGCTGAGGTTCCACACCCAGACCGCCGGGGTCTCGCTGACCGCCCAGCAGCCGGTCAACAACGTGGTCCGGACCGCAGTGGAGGCCCTCGCGGCGGTGCTCGGCGGCACCAACTCGCTGCACACCAACGCCCTCGACGAGACCCTCGCCCTGCCCACCGACGAGTCGGCCGAGATCGCCCTGCGTACCCAGCAGGTGCTGATGGAGGAGACCGGGGTGACCAACGTGGCCGACCCGCTCGGCGGATCCTGGTACGTCGAGGCGCTCACCGACCGGATCGAGGCCGAGGCGGAGAAGATCTTCGCCCGGATCAAGCAGCTCGGTGGGGACGGCCCACACAAGATCGGCCCGATGACCTCGGGCATTCTGCGCGGCATCGAGGACGGCTGGTTCACCGGGCACATCGCCGAGTCCGCCTTCGTCTACCAGCAGGCGCTGGAGAAGGGCGACAAGAGGATCGTCGGCGTGAACTGCCACACCGGCACCGTCGCCAAGGACCTGGAGATCCTGCGCATCTCGCACGAGGTGGAGTTGGAGCAGCGGCGGGTGCTCGCCGAGCGCAAGGCCGGCCGCGACGACGCCGCGGTCAGGGCCGCCGTGCAGCGCATGGTCGAGGTCGGCCGGACCGGCGAGAACATGATCCCGGCGATGCTGGACGCGGTCCGCGCCGAGGCCACCCTGGGCGAGATCTGCGACGCGCTGCGCGCCGAGTGGGGCGTCTACCGCGAGCCCGCCCGGTTCTAG
- a CDS encoding acetyl-CoA C-acetyltransferase produces MASVIVSGARTPMGRLLGNLKDLPATKLGGIAIKAALERAGVAPDQVQYVIMGQVLQAGTGQIPARQAAVEAGIPMSTPALSINKVCLSGLDAIALADQLIRAGEFDVVVAGGMESMTNAPHLLLGQRSGYKYGDVTIKDHMALDGLTDAWDCCAMGESTERHGVRHGITREEQDAFSAASHQRAAAAQKNGHFADEITPVIIPQRKGDPLVISEDEGIRPDTTVEALARLRPAFTKDGSITAGSSSPISDGAAAVVVMSKAKAKELGLTWLAEIGAHGNVAGPDNSLHSQPSNAINHALKKAGLSVSDLDLIEINEAFAAVGIQSTRDLGVSPDKVNVNGGAIALGHPIGMSGARLVLTLALELKRRGGGTGAAALCGGGGQGDALIIHVPSGGESQQ; encoded by the coding sequence ATGGCTTCGGTGATCGTCAGCGGCGCGCGGACCCCGATGGGGCGCCTGCTGGGCAACCTCAAGGACCTTCCCGCGACCAAGCTGGGTGGCATCGCGATCAAGGCGGCGCTGGAACGCGCCGGCGTCGCACCGGACCAGGTGCAGTACGTGATCATGGGGCAGGTTCTCCAGGCCGGCACCGGCCAGATCCCGGCCCGTCAGGCCGCGGTCGAGGCGGGGATCCCGATGTCCACCCCGGCGCTGAGCATCAACAAGGTCTGCCTCTCCGGCCTGGACGCGATCGCTCTGGCCGACCAGCTCATCCGGGCCGGCGAGTTCGACGTCGTGGTGGCCGGCGGCATGGAGTCGATGACCAACGCGCCGCACCTGCTGCTCGGTCAGCGCTCCGGCTACAAGTACGGCGACGTGACGATCAAGGACCACATGGCCCTCGACGGCCTCACCGACGCCTGGGACTGCTGCGCGATGGGTGAGTCGACCGAGCGGCACGGGGTGCGGCACGGCATCACCCGCGAGGAGCAGGACGCCTTCTCCGCCGCCAGCCATCAGCGCGCGGCCGCCGCGCAGAAGAACGGTCACTTCGCCGACGAGATCACCCCCGTGATCATCCCGCAGCGCAAGGGCGACCCGCTGGTGATCAGCGAGGACGAGGGCATCCGGCCGGACACCACGGTCGAGGCGCTGGCCCGGCTCCGCCCGGCCTTCACCAAGGACGGCTCCATCACCGCCGGCAGTTCCTCGCCGATCTCCGACGGCGCCGCCGCCGTGGTCGTGATGAGCAAGGCCAAGGCCAAGGAGCTGGGGCTGACCTGGCTCGCCGAGATCGGCGCGCACGGCAACGTGGCCGGTCCCGACAACTCCCTGCACTCGCAGCCGTCCAACGCCATCAACCACGCGTTGAAGAAGGCCGGCCTGAGCGTCTCCGACCTCGACCTGATCGAGATCAACGAGGCGTTCGCGGCGGTCGGCATCCAGTCCACCCGTGACCTGGGCGTCAGCCCGGACAAGGTCAACGTCAACGGCGGCGCGATCGCGCTCGGGCACCCGATCGGCATGTCCGGCGCCCGGCTGGTACTCACCCTGGCCCTGGAACTCAAGCGCCGGGGCGGCGGCACCGGCGCGGCCGCGCTCTGCGGCGGCGGCGGCCAGGGCGACGCCCTGATCATCCACGTTCCGTCCGGCGGTGAGAGCCAGCAGTGA
- the ccrA gene encoding crotonyl-CoA carboxylase/reductase has product MQDILEAIMAAEGSAQPERELAGLAGLPVPQSYRGVVVRAEDTRMFDGLATRDRDPRKALHLREVPTPELGPGEALVAVMASAINYNTVWTSIFEPLPTFRFLQRYGRVSELARRHDLPYHVVGSDAAGVVLRTGPGVTRWQAGDEVVAHCLSVELEDAAGHDDTMLDPQQRIWGFETNFGGLAELAVVKANQLMPKPRHLTWEEAASPGLVNSTAYRQLVSHHGANMKQGDVVLIWGASGGLGSYATQLALGGGAIPVCVVSSPEKAELCRKMGAELVIDRAAEEFRFWKDEETQDPDEWRRFGERIRELTGGEDPDIVFEHPGRETFGASVYVAKRGGTIVTCASTSGYQHQYDNRYLWMHLKRIVGSHFANYHEAWQANRLVALGKVHPTVSRTYPLEQTGQAAYEVHRNAHQGKVGVRCLAPADGLGVRDTGLRARHETAINRFRGH; this is encoded by the coding sequence GTGCAGGACATCCTCGAAGCGATCATGGCGGCGGAGGGCTCCGCGCAGCCGGAACGGGAACTAGCCGGGCTCGCCGGCCTGCCGGTGCCGCAGAGCTACCGGGGCGTGGTCGTCCGCGCCGAGGACACCCGGATGTTCGACGGCCTGGCGACCCGGGACAGGGACCCGCGCAAGGCGCTGCACCTGCGGGAGGTGCCCACCCCGGAACTCGGCCCGGGCGAGGCGCTGGTCGCGGTGATGGCCAGCGCGATCAACTACAACACGGTCTGGACCAGCATCTTCGAGCCGCTGCCCACCTTCCGGTTCCTCCAGCGCTACGGCCGGGTCTCCGAGCTGGCCCGCCGGCACGACCTGCCGTACCACGTGGTCGGGTCGGACGCGGCCGGCGTGGTGCTGCGGACCGGCCCCGGGGTGACCCGGTGGCAGGCCGGCGACGAGGTGGTCGCGCACTGCCTCTCGGTGGAGCTGGAGGACGCCGCCGGCCATGACGACACCATGCTCGACCCGCAGCAGCGGATCTGGGGCTTCGAGACCAACTTCGGCGGCCTGGCCGAGCTGGCCGTGGTCAAGGCCAACCAGCTCATGCCGAAGCCGCGCCACCTGACCTGGGAGGAGGCGGCCAGCCCCGGGCTGGTCAACTCGACCGCCTACCGGCAACTCGTCTCGCACCACGGGGCGAACATGAAGCAGGGCGACGTGGTGCTGATCTGGGGCGCCTCCGGCGGCCTGGGCAGCTACGCCACCCAGCTGGCGCTGGGCGGCGGGGCGATCCCGGTCTGCGTGGTCTCCTCCCCGGAGAAGGCCGAGCTGTGCCGGAAGATGGGCGCCGAACTGGTCATCGACCGGGCCGCCGAAGAGTTCCGGTTCTGGAAGGACGAGGAGACCCAGGACCCGGACGAGTGGCGGCGCTTCGGCGAACGGATCCGCGAGCTGACCGGCGGCGAGGACCCGGACATCGTCTTCGAGCACCCCGGCCGGGAGACCTTCGGCGCCAGCGTCTACGTCGCCAAGCGCGGTGGAACCATCGTCACCTGCGCCTCGACCAGCGGCTACCAGCACCAGTACGACAACCGATACCTCTGGATGCACCTCAAGCGCATCGTCGGCAGCCACTTCGCCAACTATCACGAGGCGTGGCAGGCCAACCGGCTGGTGGCCCTCGGCAAGGTCCACCCGACCGTGTCCCGGACCTACCCGCTGGAGCAGACCGGCCAGGCCGCGTACGAGGTGCACCGCAACGCGCACCAGGGCAAGGTCGGGGTGCGCTGCCTCGCCCCGGCCGACGGGCTCGGCGTCCGGGACACCGGGTTGCGCGCCCGGCACGAGACCGCGATCAACCGGTTCCGCGGCCACTGA
- a CDS encoding DivIVA domain-containing protein produces the protein MPQQQSSPLAFFDNANSQPDFTVGLRGYNTNQVDDFIGRLTAALSQSEQARAEAEQRMNDAQRRLRQAEQRQSALEQKLAEASKQLEENSRPTLSGLGTRVEQILRLAEEQANDHRNEAKRESEGILSAARLEAREITDKARAEAAAMKANAEREAGSVRTAAEREAAEVRVQARREADTLRADAERETKQLRTVTAHEVAELKSTVEREVATLRATAEREITQQRAKAAREAEEKRAEATKLLTDARDKRDKDLQALELQLAERREKAEREESERHAAQVAQTQKLVSEAEQRARTAHERAKEIEQRAEARRVESERTANETVDKAKALADKTLNEAKAEAQRLLNEARTEAELTTQAARREVEDLTRQKEAVTSQLGQMLSGLAGIVPGVPAAGKSEEAKADGSDGKVTTESAK, from the coding sequence ATGCCCCAGCAGCAGTCCTCCCCTCTTGCGTTCTTCGACAACGCGAACTCCCAGCCAGATTTCACCGTCGGCCTGCGCGGCTACAACACCAATCAGGTCGACGACTTCATCGGGCGGCTGACCGCCGCGCTGAGCCAGTCCGAGCAGGCCCGCGCCGAGGCCGAGCAGCGGATGAACGACGCCCAGCGCCGGCTCCGGCAGGCCGAGCAGCGCCAGAGCGCGCTGGAGCAGAAGCTCGCCGAGGCCAGCAAGCAGCTCGAGGAGAACAGCCGGCCGACTCTCTCCGGCCTGGGCACCCGGGTCGAGCAGATCCTCCGGCTGGCGGAGGAGCAGGCCAACGACCACCGCAACGAGGCCAAGCGCGAGTCGGAGGGCATCCTCTCCGCCGCCCGCCTCGAGGCGCGGGAGATCACCGACAAGGCGCGCGCCGAGGCGGCCGCGATGAAGGCGAACGCCGAGCGGGAGGCCGGCAGCGTCCGTACCGCCGCCGAGCGGGAGGCCGCCGAGGTCCGGGTGCAGGCCCGCCGCGAGGCGGACACCCTGCGCGCCGATGCCGAGCGGGAGACCAAGCAGCTGCGTACGGTCACCGCGCACGAGGTGGCCGAGCTGAAGTCCACCGTCGAGCGTGAGGTCGCCACCCTGCGGGCCACCGCCGAGCGGGAGATCACCCAGCAGCGGGCGAAGGCCGCCCGGGAGGCCGAGGAGAAGCGCGCCGAGGCGACCAAGCTGCTGACCGACGCGCGGGACAAGCGCGACAAGGACCTCCAGGCCCTGGAGCTCCAGCTCGCCGAGCGGCGGGAGAAGGCCGAGCGCGAGGAGTCGGAGCGGCACGCCGCCCAGGTCGCGCAGACCCAGAAGCTGGTCAGCGAGGCCGAGCAGCGGGCCCGGACGGCCCATGAGCGGGCCAAGGAGATCGAGCAGCGGGCCGAGGCCCGCCGGGTCGAGTCCGAGCGCACCGCGAACGAGACCGTCGACAAGGCCAAGGCGCTGGCCGACAAGACGCTGAACGAGGCGAAGGCCGAGGCGCAGCGCCTGCTGAACGAGGCGCGCACCGAGGCGGAGCTGACCACCCAGGCCGCCCGCCGCGAGGTCGAGGACCTCACCCGGCAGAAGGAAGCCGTCACCTCGCAGCTCGGGCAGATGCTCTCCGGCCTCGCCGGCATCGTGCCCGGCGTGCCGGCGGCCGGCAAGTCGGAGGAGGCCAAGGCCGACGGTTCCGACGGAAAGGTCACCACCGAGTCGGCGAAGTAG
- a CDS encoding arginase family protein, with amino-acid sequence MMRRIAVLDAPTNLGLRPPTVTSVPGCGKAPGALRDHDLLARLRARDAGCLTPPRYDPGDWRPGDGVCHAPEISAYSVALADRIGAIIDRGEFPLVLGGDCSVLLGSALAMHRLGEAVGGRIGLVFVDGHSDFRHPGNASYVGAAAGEDLALVTGRGQADLAAIEGRRPYFRDIDVVVLGIRAQDEYRLDLQAAGITTRPVPALRAEGAARTAQWAHEQLADCAGYWVHIDVDVLDPAVMPAVDAPDPGGIAFAELEILLAGLVDTPHCLGVELTVFDPDYDPDGTYASEIVNTVVSGLAPVSAPSALPPRLLPAAPAPRRGGRAVDRPLLPPPADSPAPAVAVEPIGPAPTDPAAAEDEPSTPITGGPIAG; translated from the coding sequence ATGATGCGCCGGATCGCCGTCCTCGACGCGCCGACAAACCTCGGGCTGCGCCCGCCGACCGTCACCTCCGTCCCGGGCTGCGGCAAGGCACCCGGCGCGCTGCGCGACCACGACCTGCTCGCCCGGTTACGGGCCCGCGACGCCGGCTGCCTCACCCCGCCCCGGTACGACCCCGGCGACTGGCGGCCCGGCGACGGGGTCTGCCACGCCCCGGAGATCTCCGCGTACTCGGTGGCGCTGGCCGACCGGATCGGCGCGATCATCGATCGGGGTGAGTTCCCCCTGGTGCTGGGCGGGGACTGCTCGGTGCTGCTCGGCTCGGCGCTGGCGATGCACCGGCTCGGTGAGGCGGTCGGCGGCCGGATCGGGCTGGTCTTCGTCGACGGGCACTCCGACTTCCGGCACCCCGGCAACGCCTCCTACGTGGGCGCGGCGGCGGGCGAGGACCTGGCCCTGGTCACCGGTCGGGGGCAGGCCGACCTGGCCGCCATCGAGGGGCGCCGCCCGTACTTCCGGGACATCGACGTGGTGGTGCTCGGCATCCGGGCGCAGGACGAGTACCGTCTCGACCTCCAGGCCGCCGGGATCACCACCCGGCCGGTGCCGGCGCTGCGGGCCGAGGGCGCGGCCCGGACCGCCCAGTGGGCCCACGAGCAGTTGGCGGACTGCGCCGGCTACTGGGTGCACATCGACGTGGACGTGCTCGACCCGGCGGTGATGCCGGCCGTGGATGCGCCCGACCCGGGCGGGATCGCCTTCGCCGAGCTGGAGATCCTGCTCGCCGGTCTGGTGGACACCCCGCACTGTCTCGGCGTCGAGCTGACCGTCTTCGACCCCGACTACGACCCGGACGGGACGTACGCCAGCGAGATCGTCAACACGGTGGTGTCCGGTCTGGCCCCGGTCTCGGCGCCGAGCGCGCTGCCGCCCCGGCTGCTGCCCGCCGCCCCGGCGCCCCGGCGTGGCGGACGCGCCGTCGATCGTCCGCTGCTGCCACCCCCGGCGGACAGCCCGGCCCCCGCGGTCGCCGTGGAGCCCATCGGCCCGGCACCGACCGACCCCGCAGCCGCCGAGGACGAGCCCTCCACCCCGATCACCGGGGGCCCGATCGCCGGCTGA
- the meaB gene encoding methylmalonyl Co-A mutase-associated GTPase MeaB — MSGAVENAPATATAPVRRSRDVPMLVERARAGDPRAVARLITLVESGDEVLPQVAAALAPYAGHAQVVGLTGSPGVGKSTTTNELVRALRARGHRVGVLAIDPSSPFTGGAILGDRVRMQDHATDPGVYIRSMSSRGHLGGLSAATPQAVRVLEGAGCDVVLVETVGVGQAEVEVASLADTTLVLLAPGMGDAIQAVKAGILEIADVFVVNKADRDGADATVRDIQGMIALGERGPGEWRPQVVRAIAARGEGIDDIAAAIDKHRDWLERHGELRRRREARAAAEIEAIALGTLRDRIGSLRDGTQLPTLAAKVAEGAIDPYAAAAELLAQLAA, encoded by the coding sequence GTGAGTGGCGCCGTCGAGAACGCCCCGGCCACGGCCACCGCACCGGTGCGCCGCAGCCGGGACGTACCGATGCTGGTGGAGCGGGCCCGCGCGGGTGACCCCCGCGCGGTGGCCCGCCTGATCACCCTGGTCGAGTCCGGCGACGAGGTGCTGCCGCAGGTCGCGGCGGCCCTCGCGCCATACGCCGGGCACGCCCAGGTGGTCGGGTTGACCGGGTCGCCGGGGGTGGGCAAGTCGACCACCACCAACGAGCTGGTCCGGGCGCTGCGGGCGCGCGGTCACCGGGTCGGCGTGCTGGCCATCGACCCGTCCAGCCCGTTCACCGGCGGGGCGATCCTCGGCGACCGGGTCCGGATGCAGGACCACGCCACCGACCCGGGCGTCTACATCCGCTCGATGTCCAGCCGTGGCCATCTCGGCGGGCTCTCCGCGGCCACGCCGCAGGCGGTCCGGGTGCTGGAGGGCGCCGGCTGCGACGTGGTGCTGGTGGAGACCGTCGGCGTCGGGCAGGCCGAGGTCGAGGTGGCCTCGCTGGCCGACACCACCCTGGTGCTGCTCGCCCCGGGCATGGGTGACGCGATCCAGGCGGTCAAGGCCGGCATCCTGGAGATCGCCGACGTCTTCGTGGTCAACAAGGCCGACCGGGACGGCGCCGACGCCACCGTCCGCGACATCCAGGGCATGATCGCGCTGGGCGAGCGCGGGCCGGGGGAGTGGCGGCCGCAGGTGGTCCGGGCCATCGCCGCGCGCGGCGAGGGGATCGACGACATCGCCGCCGCGATCGACAAGCACCGCGACTGGCTGGAGCGGCACGGTGAGCTGCGTCGCCGCCGGGAGGCGCGGGCCGCCGCCGAGATCGAGGCGATCGCGCTCGGCACCCTCCGGGACCGGATCGGCTCGCTGCGCGACGGTACGCAACTGCCGACGCTCGCCGCCAAGGTGGCCGAGGGCGCGATCGACCCGTACGCCGCCGCCGCCGAACTGTTGGCCCAACTGGCCGCCTGA
- the mce gene encoding methylmalonyl-CoA epimerase yields the protein MVENSPVEPAADYVTELGLLRIDHVGIAVADLDAAIDFYQRTFGMRCVHTETNTEQGVREAMLAVGPTTEGGCVQLLAPLSPESTIAKFLNRHGPGVQQVAYTVADIDAACAALRERGVRLLYETPKRGTADSRINFVHPKDAGGVLIELVEPAH from the coding sequence ATGGTTGAGAACTCCCCCGTCGAGCCCGCTGCCGACTATGTCACAGAGCTCGGCCTGCTCCGCATCGACCACGTCGGGATCGCGGTCGCCGACCTGGACGCGGCGATCGACTTCTACCAGCGCACCTTCGGGATGCGCTGCGTGCACACCGAGACCAACACCGAGCAGGGCGTACGCGAGGCGATGCTGGCGGTCGGGCCGACCACCGAGGGCGGGTGCGTGCAACTGCTCGCCCCGCTGTCGCCCGAGTCGACGATCGCGAAGTTCCTGAACCGCCACGGCCCGGGCGTGCAACAGGTCGCGTACACCGTGGCCGACATCGACGCGGCCTGCGCGGCGCTGCGCGAGCGGGGCGTACGACTGCTCTACGAGACCCCGAAGCGGGGCACCGCGGACTCCCGGATCAACTTCGTGCACCCGAAGGACGCCGGCGGCGTGCTGATCGAGCTGGTCGAACCGGCCCACTGA
- a CDS encoding Asp23/Gls24 family envelope stress response protein, whose translation MAGEAEATQELSVTPDVVAGGATQVSDEVVEKITVAAARAVPGVADLGGDLARFFNAVLDKVGLDQVGDARRGCSAHVTNGAAVINLVIVIDAGRPVPEVTDAVRSAVTSAVEAYGLRVDEINIRVDDVALGGPVAPSA comes from the coding sequence ATGGCTGGCGAGGCGGAGGCGACCCAGGAGCTGTCGGTGACTCCCGACGTGGTGGCGGGCGGCGCGACGCAGGTCTCCGACGAGGTGGTGGAGAAGATCACGGTGGCTGCCGCCCGGGCCGTGCCCGGGGTGGCCGACCTCGGCGGCGATCTGGCGCGCTTCTTCAACGCGGTGCTGGACAAGGTCGGGCTGGACCAGGTCGGTGACGCCCGGCGCGGCTGCTCCGCCCATGTCACCAACGGCGCGGCGGTGATCAACCTGGTCATCGTGATCGACGCCGGCCGGCCGGTGCCCGAGGTGACCGACGCGGTCCGCTCGGCGGTGACCTCCGCCGTCGAGGCGTACGGGCTGCGGGTCGACGAGATCAACATCCGGGTCGACGACGTGGCTCTGGGCGGGCCGGTGGCGCCGTCGGCCTGA
- a CDS encoding tetratricopeptide repeat protein: MSDPRITSSIFTRGAVDLSALRSAATTPAPVKAGPPAGAPGGAVGGVSVIDVTEATFQSEVLERSLTTPVIVDFWAEWCEPCKQLSPVLERLAVEGGGAWVLAKVDVDANPRIAQMFRVQGIPMVYAIVGGQPIDAFSGVVPEAQLRQWIQAVLKAGGVSVAAPEDPRLDAADDALMSGDLDAAERAYRKILADSPTDAVAEAGLAQVGLARRVAGVDPQAALAAAAAAPDDVDAQLLAADVEVLSGLAEQAYQRLVGLVRRAAGDDREKVRQHLVGLFTIAGPEDPAVASARRALASALF, encoded by the coding sequence ATGAGCGACCCACGGATCACCTCGTCGATCTTCACCCGCGGCGCGGTCGACCTCAGCGCACTGCGTAGCGCCGCAACCACCCCTGCCCCGGTCAAGGCCGGGCCCCCCGCCGGCGCTCCCGGCGGTGCCGTCGGCGGGGTCAGCGTCATCGACGTGACCGAGGCGACCTTCCAGTCCGAGGTCCTCGAACGCTCGCTGACCACCCCGGTGATCGTGGACTTCTGGGCCGAGTGGTGCGAGCCCTGCAAGCAGCTCTCGCCGGTGCTGGAACGGCTGGCGGTGGAGGGCGGCGGCGCGTGGGTGCTGGCCAAGGTGGACGTGGACGCCAACCCGCGGATCGCCCAGATGTTCCGGGTGCAGGGCATCCCGATGGTCTACGCGATCGTCGGCGGGCAGCCGATCGACGCCTTCTCCGGCGTGGTGCCGGAGGCCCAGCTGCGCCAGTGGATCCAGGCCGTCCTGAAGGCCGGCGGGGTCAGCGTCGCCGCGCCGGAGGACCCCCGTCTCGACGCGGCGGACGACGCCCTGATGAGCGGTGACCTGGACGCGGCCGAGCGGGCGTACCGGAAGATCCTCGCGGATTCGCCGACCGACGCGGTGGCGGAGGCGGGCCTCGCCCAGGTCGGGCTGGCCCGCCGGGTGGCCGGCGTCGACCCGCAGGCGGCGCTCGCCGCCGCGGCGGCCGCACCCGACGATGTCGACGCGCAGCTGCTGGCCGCCGACGTCGAGGTGCTCAGCGGCCTGGCCGAGCAGGCCTACCAGCGTCTCGTCGGCCTGGTCCGCCGGGCCGCCGGCGACGACCGGGAGAAGGTACGCCAGCACCTGGTCGGCCTCTTCACCATCGCCGGCCCGGAGGACCCGGCCGTGGCCTCGGCCCGACGGGCCCTGGCCAGCGCGCTGTTCTGA
- a CDS encoding AI-2E family transporter, with product MGEATSGEGTSGDARPGDEGGLRPEPDTTGARVPPTVDEPTEFEPSGRFGVPGKPLRRSPFLVGFTGALGVLLAYTVFLGVRNSAGILVLVVVAIFLAVGLHPAVVRLRRWGLPHGLAVTVVTLTLLLLIIGGLLALVPPVVTQSGQFIAHLPGYVEELRRNPTVNDLVERYDVMARVQAAANADTIGRALGGVLGGAQLIFGTLFRALTVLVLTIYFLAYFDKLRNLGYALVPRTRRQRVRLIGDEILTRVGAYMVGALAIAVLAGASTFVFALAVGLPYPFALAVVVAVTDLIPQIGATLGAVVVSLVGFATDLPVGIACLVFFLVYQQVENYLIYPKVMRRAVSVNEVAALLAALLGVSLLGVVGALIAIPTVAALQLILREVVLPRQESR from the coding sequence ATGGGCGAGGCCACGTCGGGTGAGGGCACGTCGGGCGACGCGCGACCGGGCGACGAGGGCGGTCTCCGCCCCGAGCCGGACACAACGGGCGCGCGCGTGCCGCCCACCGTCGACGAGCCGACCGAGTTCGAACCGAGCGGCCGGTTCGGCGTACCGGGGAAGCCGCTGCGGCGCAGCCCGTTCCTGGTCGGCTTCACCGGGGCGCTCGGCGTGCTGCTGGCGTACACGGTCTTCCTCGGCGTACGCAACTCCGCCGGCATCCTGGTGCTTGTGGTCGTCGCGATCTTCCTCGCCGTCGGCCTGCACCCGGCGGTGGTCCGGCTGCGTCGCTGGGGGTTGCCGCACGGGCTGGCGGTGACGGTGGTGACGCTGACCCTGCTGTTGCTGATCATCGGGGGCCTGCTGGCGCTGGTGCCCCCGGTGGTGACCCAGTCCGGTCAGTTCATCGCGCACCTGCCCGGCTACGTCGAGGAGCTGCGCCGCAACCCGACCGTCAACGACCTCGTCGAGCGGTACGACGTGATGGCACGGGTCCAGGCGGCCGCGAACGCGGACACCATCGGCCGCGCCCTCGGCGGCGTGCTGGGCGGGGCACAGCTCATCTTCGGCACCCTGTTCCGGGCGCTGACCGTGCTGGTGCTGACGATCTACTTCCTGGCCTACTTCGACAAGCTGCGCAACCTCGGGTACGCGCTGGTGCCGCGCACCCGCCGGCAACGGGTCCGGCTGATCGGCGACGAGATCCTCACCCGGGTCGGCGCGTACATGGTGGGCGCGCTGGCCATCGCGGTGCTGGCCGGGGCGAGCACCTTCGTCTTCGCGCTCGCGGTCGGGTTGCCGTACCCGTTCGCACTGGCCGTGGTGGTCGCGGTGACCGACCTGATCCCGCAGATCGGGGCGACCCTGGGCGCGGTGGTGGTGTCCCTGGTCGGCTTCGCCACCGACCTGCCGGTCGGCATCGCCTGCCTGGTCTTCTTCCTGGTCTACCAGCAGGTGGAGAACTACCTGATCTACCCAAAGGTGATGCGCCGGGCGGTCTCGGTGAACGAGGTGGCGGCGCTGCTCGCCGCGCTGCTCGGGGTGTCGCTGCTGGGCGTGGTCGGGGCGCTGATCGCCATCCCGACCGTGGCCGCCCTCCAACTGATCCTTCGCGAGGTGGTCCTGCCCCGGCAGGAGTCCCGCTGA